A stretch of Malus sylvestris chromosome 11, drMalSylv7.2, whole genome shotgun sequence DNA encodes these proteins:
- the LOC126590808 gene encoding BTB/POZ domain-containing protein At1g03010-like isoform X2, whose product MENTEVPCRVFDMLAHMRMPISDVSSDLTVEIGASSLALHKFPLVSRSGRIRKLLLEAKDSKVSRIILASVPGGPEGFELAAKFCYGVNVEITQSNVATLRCVAHFLEMTEEYAEKNMETRTEAYLKETVFPNIAKSISVLHRCEILLPAAEETNLVSRLINAIANNVCKEQLTSGLLKLDHNFPEKAASNMQPETPADWWGKALTVLSLDFFKRVISTLKTKGLKQDLICKILINYAHNSLQGLVIRDNQLVKGSLLDLELQNKQSVIVEAIVSLLPTQSRKSLVPMAFLSSLLKTAIAASSSASCRSDLERRIGLQLDQAILEDILIPANSHGNNHSTIYDTDAVLTIFSIFLNLDEDDDDEENHLRDEREMVYDFDSPGSPKQSSILKVSKLLDNYLAEVALDSNLMPSRFIALAELLPDHARIISDGLYRAVDIFLKVHPNLKDSERYRLCKTIDCQKLSQEACSHAAQNERLPVQTAVQVLYFEQIRLRNAMNGGHNQYFFGAINATQIPQRSGSGAGSGAISPRDNYASVRRENRELKLEVARMRMRLTDLEKDHVSMKQDLVKSHPATKLFKSFTKKLGKLGALFKINSINPLGGKARSESRFLFQKRRRHSVS is encoded by the exons ATGGAAAATACAGAAGTTCCTTGCAGGGTTTTTGATATGTTGGCACATATGAGAAT GCCAATCTCTGATGTTTCTAGCGATCTTACCGTGGAGATAGGAGCATCAAGCCTTGCACTTCACAAG TTCCCTCTAGTTTCTCGGAGTGGAAGGATTCGGAAGCTGTTGCTTGAAGCAAAAGATTCAAAAGTTTCACGCATAATTCTTGCTTCTGTTCCGGGTGGACCAGAGGGATTTGAGCTAGCTGCGAAATTCTGTTACGGAGTTAATGTTGAGATTACGCAGTCAAATGTTGCCACACTTCGTTGCGTAGCGCACTTTCTGGAAATGACGGAAGAGTATGCTGAGAAAAACATGGAAACCAGAACTGAAGCTTATCTGAAGGAGACGGTTTTCCCAAACATAGCAAAGTCGATATCAGTTCTTCATCGCTGCGAAATCCTCTTGCCTGCAGCAGAAGAAACCAACTTGGTAAGCAGGCTTATCAACGCAATCGCAAACAATGTGTGCAAAGAGCAGCTCACCTCTGGCTTATTGAAACTTGACCACAACTTTCCTGAGAAAGCGGCTTCAAATATGCAACCTGAAACGCCTGCAGACTGGTGGGGAAAAGCGCTTACAGTGCTTAGTCTCGACTTCTTCAAACGTGTTATATCCACGTTGAAAACCAAGGGTCTTAAACAGGACCTGATCTGCAAAATTTTGATCAATTATGCTCATAATTCTCTTCAAGGACTTGTCATCCGAGATAACCAATTGGTAAAAGGAAGCCTTTTGGATTTAGAACTGCAAAACAAACAAAGTGTCATTGTTGAAGCTATAGTCAGTTTGCTTCCAAcacaatcaaggaagagtctaGTTCCAATGGCTTTTCTTTCGAGCTTGTTGAAAACTGCGATTGCAGCATCGTCGTCTGCTTCCTGCAGATCCGATTTAGAGAGACGGATTGGTCTGCAGCTGGATCAGGCAATTCTCGAAGACATCCTGATTCCGGCAAATTCACACGGAAACAACCACAGCACAATCTATGACACAGATGCTGTATTGACGATCTTTTCGATATTTCTGAActtggatgaggatgatgatgatgaagagaaTCACTTGAGGGACGAAAGAGAAATGGTTTATGATTTCGACAGCCCTGGATCTCCTAAGCAAAGTTCGATCCTGAAAGTATCAAAGTTGCTAGACAATTATCTTGCAGAAGTTGCACTGGACTCGAACTTGATGCCGTCAAGGTTCATAGCTCTAGCAGAGCTACTTCCAGACCATGCTCGAATAATAAGCGATGGACTCTACCGAGCTGTGGATATCTTCCTCAAA GTCCATCCGAATCTCAAGGACTCTGAACGCTACCGCCTCTGCAAAACCATCGACTGCCAGAAACTATCCCAAGAAGCATGCAGTCATGCGGCACAGAATGAAAGGCTACCGGTACAAACGGCAGTGCAAGTGCTCTACTTCGAGCAAATCAGGCTCAGAAACGCAATGAACGGTGGCCACAACCAGTACTTCTTCGGGGCAATTAACGCCACACAAATCCCTCAAAGATCAGGCAGTGGTGCAGGCAGCGGAGCCATTTCACCGAGAGACAACTACGCGTCAGTCAGAAGAGAGAACCGCGAGCTGAAGCTTGAAGTTGCGAGAATGCGAATGAGGCTGACAGACTTGGAAAAAGATCATGTTTCTATGAAACAAGACCTTGTAAAGTCACATCCTGCAACCAAGCTGTTCAAATCTTTCACCAAAAAGTTGGGGAAGCTCGGTGCATTGTTCAAGATCAATAGTATCAACCCTCTTGGGGGGAAGGCGCGTTCGGAGTCCAGATTTCTGTTCCAGAAACGAAGGCGCCATTCGGTTTCTTGA
- the LOC126591250 gene encoding zinc finger CCCH domain-containing protein 32, producing MDLYGRSPARNGSNQEWSPAAGETGLEEQMWHLGLTSSESYPERPGVPNCVYYMRTGFCGYGGRCRYNHPRDRAAVVAAVRATGDYPERAGEPICQYYLKTATCKFGASCKYHHPKHGAGSLSRAPLNIYGYPLRPGENECSYYLKTGQCKFGITCKFHHPQPAGTAIPASAPQFYPSVQSPSVPLAEQYGGASTSLRVARPPLLPGSYVQGAYGPVLIQPGVVPIQGWSPYSAPLSPVLSPGAQHTVGATSLYGVTQLSSPTHGLARPYTSIPSSVGPSSSNPSEQVFPERPGELECQYYLKTGDCKYGASCRYHHPRDRTAPRITCLLSPMGLPLRPGVQPCTFYLQNGQCKFGSTCKFDHPVQTMRYNPSVSSLVDMPVAPYPVGSLLATLAPSSSSSDLRPDLLSASTMDTYSARVPSSGNASSSSVGLIFSQSGSVSLSDVQLSTQTSSPLSNSRSTRPVGELRRSS from the exons ATGGACTTGTACGGACGAAGCCCCGCCAGAAACGGGTCGAACCAGGAATGGAGCCCCGCCGCCGGTGAGACCGGCCTCGAAG AGCAAATGTGGCATTTGGGGTTGACGAGCAGCGAATCGTACCCGGAGCGACCCGGCGTGCCCAACTGTGTTTACTACATGCGAACCGGGTTCTGTGGATATGGTGGTCGGTGCCGGTACAATCATCCTCGTGATCGTGCCGCT GTCGTGGCAGCTGTAAGAGCTACAGGGGACTACCCAGAGAGAGCGGGGGAACCTATATGTCAG TATTATTTAAAGACTGCGACCTGTAAATTTGGCGCGTCCTGCAAGTACCACCATCCAAAACATGGAGCTGGATCCTTAAGCCGAGCTCCCCTAAATATCTATGGATACCCATTACGACCG GGCGAGAATGAATGCTCCTACTATTTGAAAACGGGGCAATGCAAATTTGGCATAACCTGTAAATTCCATCACCCACAGCCTGCTGGAACAGCAATACCAGCTTCTGCACCTCAATTTTATCCGTCGGTGCAGTCTCCTTCCGTTCCTTTGGCAGAACAGTATGGGGGGGCATCCACCAGTTTGAGGGTGGCTAGGCCTCCACTATTACCTGGATCATATGTGCAAGGGGCGTACGGTCCTGTCTTAATTCAACCAGGAGTTGTTCCTATTCAGGGTTGGAGTCCTTATTCG GCACCTCTTAGTCCTGTACTATCACCTGGAGCTCAACACACAGTTGGAGCAACTTCTTTATATGGAGTAACACAGCTATCTTCTCCAACACACGGACTTGCAAGACCTTATACCTCCATACCCTCTTCTGTTGGTCCTTCTAGCAGCAACCCGAGTGAACAAGTTTTCCCAGAGAGGCCTGGCGAACTTGAATGCCAGTACTATCTGAAAACTGGGGACTGTAAATATGGAGCATCTTGTAGGTATCATCATCCTCGGGATCGAACTGCACCAAGGATAACTTGTCTCCTTAGCCCGATGGGTCTCCCACTCCGTCCG GGAGTGCAACCGTGTACATTCTACCTGCAAAACGGTCAGTGCAAGTTTGGATCTACATGCAAATTCGATCATCCAGTGCAGACCATGAGGTACAACCCCTCAGTTTCATCTCTCGTTGATATGCCTGTTGCTCCATATCCGGTTGGGTCTCTGCTGGCCACCCTGGCTCCATCATCCTCATCATCAGATCTTCGGCCCGACTTACTTTCAGCTTCCACAATGGATACTTACTCGGCTAGAGTGCCCTCTTCCGGGAACGCCTCAAGTAGTTCAGTTGGATTGATTTTTTCTCAGAGCGGTTCTGTTTCACTGTCTGATGTGCAACTGTCCACTCAGACTTCATCCCCTTTGAGCAATAGCAGAAGCACGAGACCGGTTGGCGAGCTTCGTCGATCAAGTTAA
- the LOC126590808 gene encoding BTB/POZ domain-containing protein At1g03010-like isoform X1 — protein MMGVVTIGELKPSISGKRSIRPSSSIRHATEWPISDVSSDLTVEIGASSLALHKFPLVSRSGRIRKLLLEAKDSKVSRIILASVPGGPEGFELAAKFCYGVNVEITQSNVATLRCVAHFLEMTEEYAEKNMETRTEAYLKETVFPNIAKSISVLHRCEILLPAAEETNLVSRLINAIANNVCKEQLTSGLLKLDHNFPEKAASNMQPETPADWWGKALTVLSLDFFKRVISTLKTKGLKQDLICKILINYAHNSLQGLVIRDNQLVKGSLLDLELQNKQSVIVEAIVSLLPTQSRKSLVPMAFLSSLLKTAIAASSSASCRSDLERRIGLQLDQAILEDILIPANSHGNNHSTIYDTDAVLTIFSIFLNLDEDDDDEENHLRDEREMVYDFDSPGSPKQSSILKVSKLLDNYLAEVALDSNLMPSRFIALAELLPDHARIISDGLYRAVDIFLKVHPNLKDSERYRLCKTIDCQKLSQEACSHAAQNERLPVQTAVQVLYFEQIRLRNAMNGGHNQYFFGAINATQIPQRSGSGAGSGAISPRDNYASVRRENRELKLEVARMRMRLTDLEKDHVSMKQDLVKSHPATKLFKSFTKKLGKLGALFKINSINPLGGKARSESRFLFQKRRRHSVS, from the exons ATGATGGGGGTCGTCACCATTGGTGAACTGAAGCCTAGCATTTCCGGGAAGCGGTCTATTCGTCCGAGTTCAAGCATAAGGCATGCCACTGAATG GCCAATCTCTGATGTTTCTAGCGATCTTACCGTGGAGATAGGAGCATCAAGCCTTGCACTTCACAAG TTCCCTCTAGTTTCTCGGAGTGGAAGGATTCGGAAGCTGTTGCTTGAAGCAAAAGATTCAAAAGTTTCACGCATAATTCTTGCTTCTGTTCCGGGTGGACCAGAGGGATTTGAGCTAGCTGCGAAATTCTGTTACGGAGTTAATGTTGAGATTACGCAGTCAAATGTTGCCACACTTCGTTGCGTAGCGCACTTTCTGGAAATGACGGAAGAGTATGCTGAGAAAAACATGGAAACCAGAACTGAAGCTTATCTGAAGGAGACGGTTTTCCCAAACATAGCAAAGTCGATATCAGTTCTTCATCGCTGCGAAATCCTCTTGCCTGCAGCAGAAGAAACCAACTTGGTAAGCAGGCTTATCAACGCAATCGCAAACAATGTGTGCAAAGAGCAGCTCACCTCTGGCTTATTGAAACTTGACCACAACTTTCCTGAGAAAGCGGCTTCAAATATGCAACCTGAAACGCCTGCAGACTGGTGGGGAAAAGCGCTTACAGTGCTTAGTCTCGACTTCTTCAAACGTGTTATATCCACGTTGAAAACCAAGGGTCTTAAACAGGACCTGATCTGCAAAATTTTGATCAATTATGCTCATAATTCTCTTCAAGGACTTGTCATCCGAGATAACCAATTGGTAAAAGGAAGCCTTTTGGATTTAGAACTGCAAAACAAACAAAGTGTCATTGTTGAAGCTATAGTCAGTTTGCTTCCAAcacaatcaaggaagagtctaGTTCCAATGGCTTTTCTTTCGAGCTTGTTGAAAACTGCGATTGCAGCATCGTCGTCTGCTTCCTGCAGATCCGATTTAGAGAGACGGATTGGTCTGCAGCTGGATCAGGCAATTCTCGAAGACATCCTGATTCCGGCAAATTCACACGGAAACAACCACAGCACAATCTATGACACAGATGCTGTATTGACGATCTTTTCGATATTTCTGAActtggatgaggatgatgatgatgaagagaaTCACTTGAGGGACGAAAGAGAAATGGTTTATGATTTCGACAGCCCTGGATCTCCTAAGCAAAGTTCGATCCTGAAAGTATCAAAGTTGCTAGACAATTATCTTGCAGAAGTTGCACTGGACTCGAACTTGATGCCGTCAAGGTTCATAGCTCTAGCAGAGCTACTTCCAGACCATGCTCGAATAATAAGCGATGGACTCTACCGAGCTGTGGATATCTTCCTCAAA GTCCATCCGAATCTCAAGGACTCTGAACGCTACCGCCTCTGCAAAACCATCGACTGCCAGAAACTATCCCAAGAAGCATGCAGTCATGCGGCACAGAATGAAAGGCTACCGGTACAAACGGCAGTGCAAGTGCTCTACTTCGAGCAAATCAGGCTCAGAAACGCAATGAACGGTGGCCACAACCAGTACTTCTTCGGGGCAATTAACGCCACACAAATCCCTCAAAGATCAGGCAGTGGTGCAGGCAGCGGAGCCATTTCACCGAGAGACAACTACGCGTCAGTCAGAAGAGAGAACCGCGAGCTGAAGCTTGAAGTTGCGAGAATGCGAATGAGGCTGACAGACTTGGAAAAAGATCATGTTTCTATGAAACAAGACCTTGTAAAGTCACATCCTGCAACCAAGCTGTTCAAATCTTTCACCAAAAAGTTGGGGAAGCTCGGTGCATTGTTCAAGATCAATAGTATCAACCCTCTTGGGGGGAAGGCGCGTTCGGAGTCCAGATTTCTGTTCCAGAAACGAAGGCGCCATTCGGTTTCTTGA